A part of Cannabis sativa cultivar Pink pepper isolate KNU-18-1 chromosome 6, ASM2916894v1, whole genome shotgun sequence genomic DNA contains:
- the LOC115724776 gene encoding NAC domain-containing protein 71 yields the protein MHAHLFIIYNYKYIYLVITITMTGRGSLPGSLPVGYRFRGSLPGSLPVGYRFIPSDEELVAFYLVKKVFDKSLPQLVATIITDISQREFYSKPPKQLVTFSPGKERQWYFFIYHDDNNSSMQNDLGFWKEHIEAIPIIICGKQVATKIMRTYLSGHGLKAKKTHWEMEEYQLCQAKDIDQIESAYGKLESDQSGKVGHIENKLENNHDRNARSIDNTLENEHNRDNSNVDDELEDNHNRDESTSGCESENHDLHNRDERIEVDEMDIWKSERENENVKLDNVEDEMRKGLVQIDKWTLVKLKRGKDYKSSF from the exons ATGCACgcacatttatttattatatataactataaatacatatatttagttataacaATAACAATGACCGGTAGAGGAAGTCTGCCTGGGAGTCTGCCTGTTGGGTACAGATTTAGAGGAAGTCTGCCTGGGAGTCTGCCTGTTGGGTACAGATTTATTCCAAGCGATGAAGAATTAGTGGCATTTTATTTGGTGAAGAAGGTGTTCGACAAAAGTCTTCCACAACTTGTTGCCACTATTATTACAGATATTAGTCAACGTGAATTTTATAGCAAGCCACCAAAGCAATTAG TGACATTCTCGCCTGGGAAGGAAAGGCAGTggtattttttcatttatcacGATGACAATAATTCCAGCATGCAAAATGATTTGGgattttggaaagaacatatagAAGCCATTCCTATTATTATTTGCGGAAAACAGGTTGCAACGAAAATCATGAGAACATACCTTTCTGGTCATGGTCTGAAGGCTAAGAAAACTCATTGGGAAATGGAGGAATATCAACTATGCCAG GCTAAGGACATTGATCAGATCGAAAGTGCATATGGCAAATTGGAGAGTGATCAAAGTGGAAAAGTAGGGCATATAGAAAACAAATTGGAGAACAATCATGACAGAAACGCAAGAAGCATAGATAACACGTTGGAGAACGAGCATAATAGAGATAATAGCAATGTAGACGACGAATTGGAGGACAACCATAACAGAGATGAAAGTACTTCAGGGTGCGAATCGGAGAACCATGACCTGCATAACAGAGATGAAAGAATTGAAGTTGATGAAATGGATATTTGGAAAAGTGAAAGAGAAAATGAAAATGTCAAACTAGACAATGTTGAAGATGAAATGAGAAAGGGGTTAGTCCAAATTGATAAATGGACGTTGGtaaaattgaagagaggaaagGATTACAAGAGTTCCTTTTAG
- the LOC115695932 gene encoding membrane-associated protein VIPP1, chloroplastic isoform X1 — MAVKPQIFTGLTLASTPASSSSSTNSLRLCVVKRPLTTPFFGAGVGKFKVEVVKSVRSNKIRGGALGARMNLFDWFARVVKVLASQKQLENKYKAAQQASEE, encoded by the exons ATGGCCGTCAAACCACAAATATTTACGGGATTAACCCTGGCGTCCACGCCTGCCTCTTCTTCCTCCTCTACTAACAGCCTTAGACTATGTGTGGTTAAGAGGCCTCTCACTACGCCCTTCTTCGGTGCCGGAG TGGGAAAATTCAAAGTTGAGGTAGTCAAGTCAGTTCGCTCCAATAAAATTCGTGGTGGTGCTCTTGGTGCCCGTATGAATCTTTTTGATTGGTTTGCTAGAGTTGTCAAG GTATTGGCGTCTCAAAAGCAGTTGGAGAATAAGTACAAAGCTGCCCAACAAGCTTCTGAGGAATAG
- the LOC115695932 gene encoding membrane-associated protein VIPP1, chloroplastic isoform X2, translating to MAVKPQIFTGLTLASTPASSSSSTNSLRLCVVKRPLTTPFFGAGVGKFKVEVVKSVRSNKIRGGALGARMNLFDWFARVVKVLASQKQLENKYKAAQQASEE from the exons ATGGCCGTCAAACCACAAATATTTACGGGATTAACCCTGGCGTCCACGCCTGCCTCTTCTTCCTCCTCTACTAACAGCCTTAGACTATGTGTGGTTAAGAGGCCTCTCACTACGCCCTTCTTCGGTGCCGGAG TGGGAAAATTCAAAGTTGAGGTAGTCAAGTCAGTTCGCTCCAATAAAATTCGTGGTGGTGCTCTTGGTGCCCGTATGAATCTTTTTGATTGGTTTGCTAGAGTTGTCAAG GTATTGGCGTCTCAAAAGCAGTTGGAGAATAAGTACAAAGCTGCCCAACAAGCTTCTGAGGAATA